The window CGCCATATGATCTTCAGGCTCTTTGACTGATTCATTACGTTCAAAACCCAGTTGTTTAAGATCATGACGCAAATGCGCAAGAGGCATTTCCATTAATGAGCCCGTTAGATACCAAGAACAAAAAGGCACAATCTCGCCACGGCCAATACCAATGAATAAATCTTGGTATTCATCTTCTGTCGCCATCAATGTTGTTTTCTGTGCCGCGAGTTTTAATAATGGCCAAGCGGCTGCCATGCCTGTTGTTTGCTTTAATGCATTGGGAGCATCAACCTCTAACGTTGCCAACCAATCAATCACATTCTGATCGGGCGCTTTACGCAGTAGATGTGCCAACATGCTATAAATCTCAAGGCGTAGCGTTGTATCTTCTGTTAGCGCGGTCGTTTCTGATGTAGACATATTTTGTGATTCCATAAATTTGCCCTATACCCTTAGCTGACTTTCAGGATCGTCTTCCATGTTTGAAAAAATATCGCGCACCCGACAATCTTCACACATAGCTAAACGACGAATCGCATCCCCTTGAAATTGAGAGTGGCTCTGTAATTTCTCCGTCAACATTTTCACCATGGATGCAGGAGCAAATGCTTTACCACAACTTGTACAGCAAGCCGCTTCTTCTTCATGAACCACAACAGCGGCTTTACGTGTTTCGGCATTCCAATTAAAGCCTGGTTTTAATGTAAGAACCTTTTCCGGACATGCCTTTTCACATAAGCCACATTGAATACAATCTTCTTCAATAAGTTGTAATCCTGGGCGACCACCCACAGCATGAAATGCACGTGTAGGACAAACCGCCACACAACTCATACACAATGTGCAATCATCCGTTTTACATTCAACAGAACCATAAGGTGCATTGTCAGGCACAGTTGAATATTCAGGTTGCTCTGGGCTATTGGCGTATAGTCGTTCAAGTGCTGCAAACAATTTCTCACGCTTAGTACCTGATAATTGATCTGCAAATATTTGAGGTTGTGTAACCGCAATAAGTGGTTTCTCAAATGCAGTAAATGAATCAGCAGTTGCTGGCTCACCTGTAGATAAGTCAAACAGCGTAATTCGATTTTCTTCATAACCCAGTGCCGTTAAAAAGTTATTGGCAATCGAAAGTTCATCAGCCAAAACACGATCAATCGTTGCTGGAATATAAGCCGTATTAGTTGCAAGTAAAACTTGATGCGCACCATAAACCAATGCACTAAACCAAGTATCAACACCAACAGTCGCTAACTCTTCCAACGCAATAGGCACAACATTTGAAGGAAGTGTCGTCAGTGCTTGAGTAATGGTTTCTTCATCACGGTTACCATAAAAAAGGATCGTTGGTTTTTCCCCCCCCTCTTCTTGATAACGCGCAAGTAAACGATGCACAAAATTTTGCGTTTTTTCAGGATCAGGCAATGCATATGTAATCGCTTCAGTAGGACAAGCCGTTGCACATGTTCCCACCCCCTGACAAAGATAAGGGTTAATTTCGATTGCGTGACCAATGCTTGATAAGGCACCTGCAGGACATGCATCAACACAACGATTACAACCATTTACACCACGAGACGAGTGCGCACAAAGATCAGGATCTAATCGGAAGTATTTAGGCTTATCAAACGTACCTAACATAGTAGGCAGTTCTTCAATCACATTAGCCAACTTAGCTTTACCTGCGCCAACAGGGTAATAACCCGGGGCAGGAATTTCAGTGGCCACAATCCCTTTTTTCGTCATGTCTAATACAAGATCAAAACAATCACGACCAATCGCCACTTTCGCAAGGTTGGCTTTAGTTTCTGTAATTTTGTTTTCTGTAATACTGCTTTCTGTAATGGTTCCGTCTACACGACATGTCACTTCAAACGCGCCAAGGTAACCTTTAATGGCAACCTCTTTACTGAAATACAAATTTGCACATTTTTCAGCTTTCGTTGACGTTGACGATTCATCGATCGCCGTCTTTTCTGTCGCAAGAAGCGTTACAGAGTGAAGTGCTGAAAATTGGTTTGCCAGTGTTGCAATCGAATCTTGAGCACCGATGATCAATAAATCACCACGACTCTCATAAGAAACCGTAGGGGGAATCAAATTCGACAATTCTACTGTGCCAGTAATGGCATTCAGTCGAGCTTGACCATTCGTATCAGAAAATGCTTCTAGTGTACTTTTTAACATTCTTATTCCTGTGTACTCGTCACCGTTAGTCAGTGTCGATTAAAGAACGGGATAAGTTCTTCTGCTTCTATAAAAGCAATAACCGAACCAACTTTTAACGGAATAAAATGACCCATAAGGAACTAAAGTCGGAAAGGGACAGTTTGGATAATATCAACTGGGACATTTTGTCTCTTCGCTTGAATGCAAATGCGTCAATTTGTCCCGATTAATTATGGGGTTATTATTACCTTAATGTCTCAACTGCCTTCCTTTAAGACTTTATCGTTATTAATTGTTGTGGGTTTCTGTCGCGACAAGTAAGTCATCTTCTTTATCAAGCTGAGATAAAGAGGTAGGGATAGACTCACCTTCGGCTAATTCCTCTGTTGTATCTGTTTCTTCTGCTATCTCTATTTGTGACAGTTCTTGAGGCAGCTCTTGTGATAATGTTTCATCAATTGTCGCTTCATCAGCCGTAGTAAGATTTTCAGCTTCATCTTCTAACGCAGTGCTAGCATCTGTAATAAGGTTTGCGTCAGTAAGATCACCACCAGCATTTTCTTTTCCATCATCTAATGCATCTGTTACTTTCTTAATGCTTTCAGATACATTATTCACCCAACCACGCAGTTGCTTTGCTACGTTAGGATCTAGCGTTGGAATATTCGAGAAATCCTCGGTGTGATCATCCATATCACTGATATAGTTGAATTCATCTGAGTGAAACAGTTTCTGCAAGGCTGCCTTTTTAACTGCTTTATCAACACCTTGCTTTAAGAAAGAGGCAACACCACTATCAAACGTGACATCCGCTGCATCTTCTATCGTTAAAATCTTATCTTCAGTAGCATCAATCAATGATTCAGATGAGTCTGTTACATCAGCTTCAACCGTCTCTGCAGATTCACCGAGTTCAGATTCAACATAAGCAGCATCATTGCTAGTTGGCTCTTCATGCTCT is drawn from Photobacterium profundum SS9 and contains these coding sequences:
- a CDS encoding 4Fe-4S dicluster domain-containing protein, which encodes MLKSTLEAFSDTNGQARLNAITGTVELSNLIPPTVSYESRGDLLIIGAQDSIATLANQFSALHSVTLLATEKTAIDESSTSTKAEKCANLYFSKEVAIKGYLGAFEVTCRVDGTITESSITENKITETKANLAKVAIGRDCFDLVLDMTKKGIVATEIPAPGYYPVGAGKAKLANVIEELPTMLGTFDKPKYFRLDPDLCAHSSRGVNGCNRCVDACPAGALSSIGHAIEINPYLCQGVGTCATACPTEAITYALPDPEKTQNFVHRLLARYQEEGGEKPTILFYGNRDEETITQALTTLPSNVVPIALEELATVGVDTWFSALVYGAHQVLLATNTAYIPATIDRVLADELSIANNFLTALGYEENRITLFDLSTGEPATADSFTAFEKPLIAVTQPQIFADQLSGTKREKLFAALERLYANSPEQPEYSTVPDNAPYGSVECKTDDCTLCMSCVAVCPTRAFHAVGGRPGLQLIEEDCIQCGLCEKACPEKVLTLKPGFNWNAETRKAAVVVHEEEAACCTSCGKAFAPASMVKMLTEKLQSHSQFQGDAIRRLAMCEDCRVRDIFSNMEDDPESQLRV
- a CDS encoding DUF3306 domain-containing protein, translated to MATNFFQRWSSRKLTAKEEHEEPTSNDAAYVESELGESAETVEADVTDSSESLIDATEDKILTIEDAADVTFDSGVASFLKQGVDKAVKKAALQKLFHSDEFNYISDMDDHTEDFSNIPTLDPNVAKQLRGWVNNVSESIKKVTDALDDGKENAGGDLTDANLITDASTALEDEAENLTTADEATIDETLSQELPQELSQIEIAEETDTTEELAEGESIPTSLSQLDKEDDLLVATETHNN
- a CDS encoding molecular chaperone, giving the protein MESQNMSTSETTALTEDTTLRLEIYSMLAHLLRKAPDQNVIDWLATLEVDAPNALKQTTGMAAAWPLLKLAAQKTTLMATEDEYQDLFIGIGRGEIVPFCSWYLTGSLMEMPLAHLRHDLKQLGFERNESVKEPEDHMAALLEVMAMLVEEGENTLQARFFNRHIATWFERFCADLKSAKSAVFYSAVGELAVQFLTVEKTRFVEAN